The Pseudanabaena galeata CCNP1313 genome includes a region encoding these proteins:
- a CDS encoding Uma2 family endonuclease has translation MESTQTLVPTANPNVVKLANINIPDHTQLPESDGTFVKNFQEHPQSIVLTSSIEPILQKLHPDGRYCIGQDSGIYWRMTEPPEKGAEAPDWFYVPNVPPLLNGEFRRSYVLWKEFVVPLIAIEFVSGSGKEERDYTSPHEGEKAGKLWVYEQAIGIPFYVIFDASKALIEVYHLIDRKYVKMQHNDRGHYHIAPMGVEIGLKQEADLYWLRWWDESGNLLLTGDERAAKAETIANQASQRADQAELAKQQAEALLQKYRDRFGDISE, from the coding sequence ATGGAAAGTACTCAAACACTTGTGCCAACAGCTAACCCAAATGTAGTTAAATTAGCCAACATCAACATCCCTGATCATACTCAACTACCAGAGTCTGATGGTACTTTCGTGAAGAATTTTCAAGAACATCCGCAAAGCATTGTTTTAACAAGTTCCATTGAACCGATTTTACAGAAATTACATCCCGATGGACGTTATTGCATTGGTCAAGATAGCGGTATTTATTGGCGGATGACTGAGCCTCCAGAAAAGGGAGCAGAAGCACCTGATTGGTTTTATGTACCTAATGTGCCACCACTTTTGAATGGAGAGTTTCGGCGTTCCTATGTATTGTGGAAAGAATTTGTCGTTCCTCTAATTGCGATTGAGTTTGTATCTGGTAGTGGTAAGGAAGAGAGAGATTATACATCTCCTCATGAAGGTGAAAAAGCAGGAAAGCTTTGGGTTTATGAACAAGCAATTGGTATCCCTTTTTATGTCATTTTTGACGCTAGTAAAGCTTTAATTGAGGTCTATCACCTAATTGATCGCAAGTATGTAAAAATGCAACACAATGATCGCGGTCATTATCATATTGCACCGATGGGAGTGGAGATCGGGCTTAAGCAGGAGGCTGATTTGTACTGGTTGCGTTGGTGGGATGAATCGGGCAATCTATTGCTCACGGGTGATGAAAGAGCAGCGAAAGCTGAGACGATCGCTAACCAAGCATCTCAACGAGCCGATCAAGCGGAATTGGCAAAGCAACAAGCTGAGGCGTTATTACAAAAGTATCGAGATCGCTTCGGTGATATCTCTGAATAA
- a CDS encoding type II toxin-antitoxin system PemK/MazF family toxin has product MPNGTLTYKRGEIWWVDLNPIVGSETGKERPCLILQNDIGNQNGLTTIVAPLLPNKKTYPFVVNVIPTPKNGLSGDRHINLSQMRAVDARRIKNKQGVLEDIYWKEIAKAVSIELGFNDFSS; this is encoded by the coding sequence ATGCCTAATGGAACGCTAACTTATAAGCGAGGAGAAATATGGTGGGTCGATCTGAACCCAATTGTCGGCAGTGAGACTGGCAAAGAACGTCCTTGCTTAATTTTGCAAAATGACATTGGCAATCAAAATGGATTAACCACCATAGTTGCGCCATTACTGCCTAATAAAAAAACTTATCCATTCGTTGTGAATGTTATACCGACCCCGAAGAATGGACTAAGCGGCGATCGGCATATTAATTTGAGTCAAATGAGGGCTGTAGATGCTCGAAGAATCAAGAATAAACAGGGTGTATTAGAGGATATCTATTGGAAAGAAATTGCGAAGGCTGTATCTATTGAGCTTGGCTTCAATGACTTCTCTTCTTAA